Within Lolium rigidum isolate FL_2022 chromosome 5, APGP_CSIRO_Lrig_0.1, whole genome shotgun sequence, the genomic segment AACTCTGACCGCAATCTTGAGCTCCTCGACTACGAACCTGGCGTTGAAAGGTTGGTCGGCTTGCATAGGCCAAACGGCCAGTGGCACGCCGGCGGTGACACTCTCCAGCACCGAGTTCCATCCGCAGTGGCTCAGGAACCCTTTCACGCTCTCGTGCTGCAGAATGCCCGGTTGGTCGACCCACTCTCTTACCACCAAGCCTCTGTTCTTGGTACGATCTTCAAACCCTTCGCCGAGATCGATGTTCTCCGGTCTCACGGCCCATATGAAGTCCACCTCGGCCCGCTCCAGCCCGTCCGCGACCTCCTTCAGCTGAGCCTCCGGGATCGCGGCCAGCGTCCCGAGCGCGACGTACAGCACGGCCCGGCCGGTGGCCGCCTTCTCGTCCAGCCATGCCATCCATGGTGgccgggcggcgtcgtcggaCGCCGACGCTGGCTGGGAGAGGCAGAGCGGGCCGACAGCCCATGCCTTGGGCCCGCAGCGCTTGTTCCAGAACTCGATGTACGGGCTCTCTAGGGCATGGAAGGTGTTGATGATCAGGCCACGGCTCTCCTCTATGGCCTTACCCAGCTTGCCATCCAGCTCCATCATCGGAGCGATCGAAGACGGGTCCCCGAAAGGCGCCATGAGGTCCTCGAAGGTGAGCTTCATGTGCGGGAACTCCGGCACCGTGAACGTGGTCGGGTTGCCATCGCCATCGACGTCGCCCGGCCGCAGCACCGCGCACGCGTCGTGGCGGTTGCGCAGCTCCCGCATGACCTGAGCGAACGCCGACATGCCGAAGAAGGACACCTTCGGGACGCCCAGCCTGGCGGCCGACGCGTTCGCCCAATACAGGAACGCGTCGGCGACGAGGAGGCTGGCCGGGGGCTCCATGGCTGCAAGGTACGCCTCGAGCTGCGGCTGGAGCAGcgacacggcgccggtgaaggcgACGAAAGAGGCCATGGACGTGAGCCCCTCGGCGCTCTCCACGCCCGCCGGGACTCCCGGGACGTCGGTGGGGAAAGCGAGCTCAACGACGGCCGTGTCGTCCGTGCCCGTCAACCCGTCGCGTACGAAGGCGGCGTTGCCGGGGGTCGTGAAGAAGGTGACGgtggcgaggcggcggcgacggaggtgGTGGACGAGCTGGATGAGCGGGATGGTGTGGCCCTTGGCCATGAAAGGGAAGATTGCTACGTGAGGGAGGACAGACAAGGCAGCAAGAGCCATGGCACCTCTGCCACCGGAGAGGAAAGTGCGCGCTGTGGCTAGTCAGTCGAGGTTTTCTGCGTTCGATCGATGGTTAGCAGCAAGCGGAATTTATGGCAACTTTCGACAAACGACTGTTCACCATTGTTCTCAATCATGAAGAGATAGGTTAGGAGCTGATTGGGATTTGGGAGGTGAGATATAAGATCATCGATCGCCACTAAACAATTTGTTGCCACCTCAAATAAGTTATCTTGAGCGAGTGCGAGACGTCACCGATCGATAATGAGCAATTTGTTTGACTTTCAAGTTCTGATAACAATGTTGCGGCAAATGTACTTACTATTAATATTCTCAACTTACTCATAATTTAATCGAACGTGACATAGGAGTAGGTGTAGGCAGGGATGAAACAGCCGGAGCACAGTCTGCAAGCCCACCTCCTCACCTAACGAGTAAGGGAAAGGAAATTGCACGACCGTTAGTTGTACGAAAGCTCAAGCTCGAATGCTGTTAGACTTTGTATAGCATCATGTAACTGCACGTCTGGCCCTATAAATATATAAGACAACCACCTCTAGAGGGTTGAGCAAGTTCCCCCAAACACtttgttttacatggtatcagagacaAGAGGTATCAAGTTTAAGACCCTGCTCACGTAgttttaaaaacaaaagaaaaaaaaaattctttggTCCGCACCGAACCCATGCTGAGAACTAAATATATAAGACAACCACCTCTAGAGGGTTGAGCAAGTTCCCCCGAACACtttgttttacatggtatcagagacaAGAGGTATCAAGTTTAAGACCCTGCTCACGTAgttttaaaaacaaaagaaaaaaaaattctttggTCCGCACCGAACCCACACTGAGAACTAAAATAGTCTAAATAGAGTGCATAGTCTCTTTCCATCGGCTTGTACTTTTGGTTTAATTGAATAGTGCAACAATCTTTCAACTTTGCTGTCAAAGATTTGGGCCGGCTGCACTTCTTCCTAGGTATTGAGGTCGCTCATCAGTCTACAGGACTTGCTCTCACTCAGAAGAAGTACTCCCTTGACCTTTTGCGACGCGCTGGTATGCTCAAGTGCAACACGTCACctacgtgtaatatcccaggtttagaggcaagaaaaagagagaacacgagagtgtgctttgcattcatgcatagaaaatccggagaATTTTCGCGCattcatctaaaacacaaagtgatcgaggtttctcttgtgtcgatggaattgatgtgtgtcatcaacacaagtgcgataaatttcgacatgacctttgttgatttattatgttttcgagggaaatagtttgaattcaaattcaaatatgaaagacataattcaaataataaattgaattggaatttgaaatttaaacaagtatataaatataATATGTAAAAGTAAATACACTTGATAAGTCCAAATAAATAAATGAGTTAACTTTATTATAAATAACATTATTCAATAACTTACAAGCTATAAAAGAAATGTAAAATTACAAAATAataaaagaaaaccctaaaactaaatcttcatcttctcaatccttattcttcttttcctgcaataagaaaaacaaaacaaaagacaatCAAATAATTGTGTCATGGTTAGAAATATTTGCCTTCACCTTTGGTGAGGCAATATTACTGTTGGTGGCTAGCAAAAGGGTTTCAAGAACTACTCTTGATCCCTAATGATGATTAGAGGGAATTAATTTTTTCTTAGGCAACATCAGGAAGAGATGGATCATATAAGGGATAGATGGGTCAATTGGATCACGGAACATTCATCAAGAAGGCAACTAGGGACTAGAGGCAATGTAGCTGATCCATATCACAAGGCAACATAGGCAACAAGGCAACTATTTaaatttccctctaatctagctagcaaCCATGAAGGCGTACAAGTTGATTTAAAGTGATCATTTTGACATGGAAAAGTCAAAATGATCTTAAGCAAATATTTTATAAACCACTTGATAATTAAGCAGTAGCTTAATTAATATTTAAGCAACCAAATCATCAAACCATAAGTAGTTCAGTTCACATAGTATTAGCCATTGAGATGAATAAGAAAGTCACAGTGCTCATATGAGTTGATACACCTGGCAGACACAAAAGAAATACCAAACCGGATAAGTACCCAACCCAGCTGTGCATTGTACTTGGGGGTAAAGGAAAGCCATCTTGATAAGGGgtagcccgatcttctcagtaagcaatggtggtgatgatgatcacgggatgaacacagcggagaaacacagatgatgaagtggatgataacttgtatggcgcaacgagatctctccattggtccctgtcgccaatgcaacagctctcaactctgcaagatattcgcaactccacacacttacgcacgtagccgccgaccacgaagcggtaagttgcaaccttctaattcccaatggaacagtagattacacaagactttcaaATCTACACCACTATCAAGCAATATGatgtaggggattcaatagttttgcagagcaaacaactaagaactagggtttatcttaaacatggtctcaagcaactagggggcgtcctgggcacttatataggcgttcgggacgacctcaggtcgaaaaagtacgaaaataaccgacccagaagagatctggtcgagacagactcggacacggccgatcCGGTCTGGACCGGGCTAGGGACCGGGTGATGACCGGGTGCGGGACGTGTGGCTCAGTACcccgcccggttggcatcagcagaacgcccggttggcgccgggttgGATCCGGCGGgccacccggtcggaccgggccagagatcgggcgcgccggcgtggcggccggtctgaccggatgctgggccggcctggacttcgtcttcccttctcgcgcatgcctcccgctcctccctcgcgcgtccatggggtatcttcatgtccagctccatgtccatcttcacgtccagctgctcctctcctcctcgtgcaatgcttgtctcctcttcatacctgatgatacataagtaacaggtgtaggataacgttgcatagaaaacaaaaaatttcctaccgcgaacacgcaatccaagccaagatgcaatctagaagacggtagcaacgagggggtatcgagtctcacccttgaagagattccaaagcctacaagaggaggctcttgttgctgcggtagacgttcacttgccgcttgcaaaagcgcgtagaagatcttgatcacgatcggttccggcgccacgaaccggcagcacctccgtactcggtcacacgttcggttgttgatgaagacgacgtccacctcccgttccagcgggcagcggaagtagtagctcctcttgaatccgacaagacgacggcgtggtgtcggtggcggtggagaatcctccGGGCGGAgctttcgctaaagctacgcggagaTATGGagtgagaggggggcggctagggtttgggaggggtggccggcctcaaggggtgcggccaacttgtggctttggtgNNNNNNNNNNNNNNNNNNNNNNNNNNNNNNNNNNNNNNNNNNNNNNNNNNNNNNNNNNNNNNNNNNNNNNNNNNNNNNNNNNNNNNNNNNNNNNNNNNNNattattgcctctagggcatatctccttcaacaggacttaggcagtataaagttctcatcacaaTCAAAGTATGGTTTAGGAACAaggtcacctgttgtttaagtagcttcgcacgagcccttgtaataggtccaatccgaacttcattggacttgagcttcacagcagcttcatcttcatttggtaatgacggaggtagtaatgtggtagggatgtcctcatcatctccccccttcaaaaggcgtcgacctcgacgctccaaggtcttctctgtcatatggtgtcaaatcagcaacattgaaagaattactgacaccaaactcatcaagtgaaagatctatcgagtatgcattatcgttgatcttggcaagcactttgtaaggatcagcaccacgaggaagcaacttggacttccgcaacttcgggaacctatccttgcgaaaatgtacccagaccatataacTAGGctcgaacaacatctccttgcgcttcttgttcatccttgcagcattgctcttgcctttcttttctatcaactctttagtcttcacatgtatcttccgtacaaaatctgccctcttggatgcctccatattaactctctcatgtatgggcaaatgcaacaagtcaagtggagtaatgggtttgaaaccatacacaatctcaaaaggacacaactccgtggtagaatgtactgccctgttgtaagcaaactccacatgcggcaaacactcttctcactccttcaggttctttttgatcatggatctcaacaattgtgacaaggttcgattcaccacctcagtttgaccatcagtttgaggatgacaagtagtactgaaaagtagttttgtccccagctttccccaaagtgactTCCAGAAGTAGCCCATGAACttgacatcacgatcagaaacaatagtcttcgggactccatgtagttgtACAatgtccctgaaaaacaggttagcaatatgcgacgcatcatcGCTCTTGTGGTAggaaataaagtgtgacattttagaaaatctgtccactaccacaaatatagaatgatggcctcttttagtacgcggaaaacccaacacaaaatccatactaatatcctcccaaggtgtagtaagtgccggtaaaggtgtatacaaaccgtgaggcttcagcttggacttgttgcaagtaatgcacctcttcacatacctgtccacatcccgcctcatctttggccaataaaagtgatcagcgagcatgagtagcgtcttctcacgcccaaagtgacccatcaaacctccagcatgtgattcctgcaataagagcaaacacacagatgattctggaacacatagtttgttagctcgaaataagaacccatcatgtatatgATATTTTCCCCATGCTTTACTAATagaacacaagcgatatggttcagcaaaatcatgatcagtagaatacaaatcacatagtacttctaatccaggaattttaacatcaagttgagttaatagcatattcttcctagataaagcatcagcaacaatattatcttttcccttcttatgcttaataatgtatggaaaagactcaatgaactcaacccacttagcaacacgcttatgcaaagtagactgagctttcaggtattttaaagcttcatgatcagaatgtatgataaattcttttggccacaagtaatgttgccaaacctcaagaactctaattaaagcatacaattctttatcatatatagcatagttcaacttagcaccagaaagtttctcagaaaaatatgcaattggacgacctcttgcatcaacacaccaccaattccaacaccactagcatcacattcaatctcaaattgcttattgaaatcaggaagtgcaagcaacggtgcagaagttaacaatcatttcagttcatcaaaagcatgatcttgggttgcgccccactcaaagacaacaccctttttagtcaaatcattcaaaggtgcagcaatagtactaaagttgggcacaaatcttctataaaacccagctagaccatgaaaacttcttacttgactcacattcataggaggaggccaattttgaatagcttcaattttagacacatctacttctactacaTGCTTAGAgaaaacataacccagaaatatgaccttatctttgcaaaatgtgcacttctcaagattaccatagagttgattatcacgcaacacttgcaaaacatgtcgaatatgtatattatgatcagattcattgcggttgtagattaatatgtcatcaaagtacacaaccacaaacttgccaataaattcacgcaaaacatggttcatcagtctcatgaaagtgttaggtgcattagttaaaccaaaaggcattactaaccactcatataaaccaaattttgttttaaaggatgttttccattcatccccttctttcatcctaatttgatgataaccactacgcaaatcaattttagagataaaagcagcaccactcaattcatctagcatatcctctaaacggggaataggatgacgatattgaatagtaatgttgtttatcgctctacaatctacacacatgcgccaagtaccatctttcttaggaactagaataacaggaatagcacaaggactaaggcttatgcggatataacctttgttgagtagcgcttgtacttgcttatgtatctcctttgtctcttTGGGGTTCATTCTATATGGCACCCTGTTGGGCaacgaagctccggggatcaagtcaatttgatgctcaataccacgcaatggtggtaatcctgttggtacctcctccggaaacacgtcgctgaattcctgcaaaacactagaaacaccaaaaggaagaggggtcatgtcgttagaaaccaaaaccgtacccctgtacatgagcacaagaggcatggctgcagggtcctcactaaattctctcatatcttctttggtggctaatgagactaacgaATTCACTCTCTCAATTTTCGTTATATCATGCAcggtattacaattctctcgcctatctatagatgcatcctccaagtttacttcaactttctgacgagattcattgacaatttgctgtggttacataggctgtaagttgattttcttgcccttgaactccaagtgataggtattggcacggccattgtgttgtacagatcggtcatagagccaaggccgacccaataataggtgacacaccgtcataggaaccacatcaaaatcaatagaatccttatacggtccaatcgcaaattcaacacgcaccatgtggtttaccttcatctcaccattgtcgctcaaccactgaatataatatggatgcgggtgcagtagatacttcaacttcagcttggtacacaactccttgcttgctaaattgtggcaactcccgccatcaataatgaccttgcaagccttgtcaggaccaactaaagcctttgtttggaacaaattgcagcgctgagtagatgcactaggcaacacattaagagcatgctgagacacaactatagtgcgagtttcagacggataagcatctacaccatcactgtcataatcatcatcttctggagcatttggatcaacatcatctccagtctcatattcATTATCCTCATTAacaatcatgaccttgcggttagggCAATCTCTCCTAAAGTGACCCTTgctaccacatgtatggcaattcatatcgcggttgcgcgcagtagacatgctagaaccacttgtacttTTAGCAGGTTCggccttctttgtgttggacacattggagaccggcttgctagacggagtaTAAGGTGCGGAGCCCGTAGATGGCGCCGGTGCCGCCGATGGGGACGCCCTAGGCGTGTAGCACCCAGCTTTCGTAGCACGACTTTTagcctttgcttcgtcagccaactgtgattcagcttctcttgcatgatgtagcaactcattcatagtggtgtaactgtaatgacttACAATGCCTTtgtatcatacttcaatccattaagAAAACGATTCATggtcatctcaagtgactcacggacacggccacgctgcatgagcatcttcatctccatgtagtattcatcgacagtcttcacaccttgtctcaatagggtcaacttatcatagatATTCTGCAAATAATTACTGGGCACAAAACGAGCTTGCATAAGAGCCTTCATCTCTGGTCATGTACGAATGGGCAGCTCGTTATCTTCTTGATGAGCGCGTGtc encodes:
- the LOC124656724 gene encoding UDP-glycosyltransferase 90A1-like, whose translation is MALAALSVLPHVAIFPFMAKGHTIPLIQLVHHLRRRRLATVTFFTTPGNAAFVRDGLTGTDDTAVVELAFPTDVPGVPAGVESAEGLTSMASFVAFTGAVSLLQPQLEAYLAAMEPPASLLVADAFLYWANASAARLGVPKVSFFGMSAFAQVMRELRNRHDACAVLRPGDVDGDGNPTTFTVPEFPHMKLTFEDLMAPFGDPSSIAPMMELDGKLGKAIEESRGLIINTFHALESPYIEFWNKRCGPKAWAVGPLCLSQPASASDDAARPPWMAWLDEKAATGRAVLYVALGTLAAIPEAQLKEVADGLERAEVDFIWAVRPENIDLGEGFEDRTKNRGLVVREWVDQPGILQHESVKGFLSHCGWNSVLESVTAGVPLAVWPMQADQPFNARFVVEELKIAVRVQTSDGTMRGLVTSKEVSKVVRELMLAEVGAEAAKSIAELAKEAVSEGGSSWKAAEEMIHELCATKVHVK